A region of the Hyperolius riggenbachi isolate aHypRig1 chromosome 9, aHypRig1.pri, whole genome shotgun sequence genome:
caagtggtgtcatctctggcacacagtgctgggtcaagggtccacctgaccacggatgcctggtctgccaaacacggtcagggcaggtacagcctacagccattagctctgcctcatttaggaagtgctccccggaggtttggggggtataaacccctcgttttgcagcgtgatagcagcgttttagcaggggttatagttcttaacatgactgaatgttaaaaaagtgaatttagactcgcttcagtctctttaagtatagaaaagtggaaaattgctctgaaaagcgtttttgttatagaagctgttcagttccagctctactgtaacaaaatataaaaaacgctacaccaaaacgctccaaaaatcactaggcatgattagaaaatcgctaggcacatgcctagactcGCTTAGAAAAAGCACTTCAAAACGTGCTGAGTGTTTGTgattacactagtgctttttggtgtgcaccggccatAACACTGGAactccataaccccccccccccccccctcgacaaACACACACCTGTGATGCTGCCACCATACTCtccggcctggtgcacaccaaaacccgctagcagatccgcaaaatgctagcagattttgaaacgctttttcttatttttctgtagcgtttcagctagcattttgcggttttgtgaagcgtttttggtgtagtagatttcatatattgttacactaAAGCTgtgactgaacagcttctgtaacaaaaacgcctgcaaaaccgctctgaagtgccgtttttcagagcagtttgcggtttttctatactttacattggagtcagaaacgcatccgcaatccaaaatctgcagcagcccgggagtatgcgtttctgcaaaacgcctcccgctctggtgtgcaccagcccattaaaatacattacccaagcgtttccacatccgcaagcagatcaaaaaacgctgccgaaccgctctggtgtgcactaggtctcccttccctccccacttaTATAACAGTGTGGCCACCGTGACATCCTCCAACCATACCAGTGAGACCCTCTCccccatgcacagtagcgcaaaaggTGGTGGTGATATGTTGCCTCCTCCAGCATCATGTCCATCTTCTCAGTGCTCTCACTCTCCACCATACAGCTGCTCCCGAGTCTCCTCCGGAGTCATGTGACATCACGGGACTCACTAGAAGACTCAGGAGTAACAGCGGGGTGGCACTGGCTGCACTGAAGGGTAGGAAGCGATGCTGGAGGAGGTAACAGACATTCAATGCTGACTGGGCTCTTTCAGACGAATGGCTAAACTGTGTTTAGCCGCCGATTGCTGTGGTCAAGCGCCCTTTCGTTGCATAACAATGCAATGGAATGGGAACATTTTTAACACATGCGTACCACTCTCCCTCCAGAGAAAGGGAAGATTAGACAGtagttgggcccccccccccatacctagtaggatcatccaccaggcaacctaggcaggtgcctggggcctactgAAGTGTCAAGTGGCCTTCCAGCGACCTCCTCTGACCTCCCTCCACTTtgcttaccaaaaagactacaatatctactaccttgcctagggtcccAGTACATCTTAATGCATCCCTGCCCacacccagggcagtttctaggctaaactgcacactgggcgagggtgtaaaaattgcacccccgtCGTCTCGcacacccttactctttagggacagtcatagGTCAcaggtagatctgcctacttactagtgaccagccgctcatccaggaggaagcagggaccaggaaaacacacagaggAAAAGAGCCCGGAAagacgactcctccatgggcgccgcccacttacagcctgcagtaccgctacaggacatcaggtgtcatcatgcaggagtgacgtgatgatgacttgacgtctgacgcaggcagcccaggaggagtcaaggaaggtgatcgcccgGTAATCTttcttctatttggctgcaccgcgtgtcaccaactccctagcggttatgtccttctggtctgcgcccagggcggccACCCTGCCGAAGAAACGGCTCTGCAATCAAAGGGATGCCTcatccccgcccccctccccccagttacGCCCCTTGGCACGACCCTCCTACATCCCTAGTGTGAATAAGGCCCTTTATCGGAGGTCGATGATCAGCACAATACCTAGACAAATAAAATAGAATTTTCAAAATGATTCAGCATTGACTCGACACCCTCCTCTCCCTCTGTACTCCAGCTGTGATGATTATGCACAATATGACAAACACTGCATAATATATCTGTGCTAGCTCCTCTCCAAACTTGAAAAACTCAACGCAACGACAAACGTTGCAAAATACCTGGATGAATATGAACGAAAATgattaaccaaaaaaaaaaaaaaaaaactgtggttaTGTAAGAACGTCAACCCAAAGATATTCTGCACTGTAAGAGCTGGGGGGTGGGGAGACTTCCAAAAATGACATTCTGCAGTGGAACTTTGCGGAGCGTCCTGCGAACACCGGCCAACAGCTACCTCTGGCGGCCGTTCGGGGAACTttacctcccaaaaaaaaaacacattcctcGCTCGCAACAGGTTGTAAGAACTCGTTTCCTTCCTTTCCGTCACCCCGGCCGCATTTCGGCAAAGGAGAATTCACcctcctggtcactggaagcgcCTGGGAGACCGTCGGAGACGGGAAACCATACTGGCTGCGGGGCTGGAGCGCCCAGGGCGAATAAGGGCGCCACTGCAAGATTTTCATGCGGATTCCCCTGGAGATTGCAGCAAGGTCAGGAGATCTAGGGGTGTTTGACAGACTGCAGGCTGATAGCGAGCAGAGAGGGGGATAATGAGAGCCCAGGTGTGCCGATGAGAAGCCATTGTGGATGCATGCAGGCCTCAGCTGGTACTGCAGTGCTGTTGGCACGCTGGGCATAATAAACTGGTATAAAGTTAAGGGGGGTAGTTTTAGGATTAGGTATGATTTTGAGCCAGGAGAGGCTTGCAGAGGTAAATGGACTGACAGCTCTCCAACTGCTGAGTGTCAGTGTGCCTAGGCAGGCTGTGAGCGGGAGGACCCCCTGGCAACAGACTTAGAACTAGAATGCCCCCCTGGCACCAGCTTGTAGCAGGCACGCTGATAGTGAtagccccaccccacccccatagtTATAAAGACACAGCTCAAAAAACAACTACATGTTAACTCTACAGCTACAGATGAACGTAGACTGTCAGTGTGCCAGCCAGGGCACCTTAACACTGGCACAAGCTTATACCTACCATGGCACGTCAGCTCCAGCTGGTAACTAGCAGGGCACGCTGGTACAGATAGTCCCACAGATCTGACAGATCCCCAGCTTAACTTTTTAACTTCAGTGTGCCATAGAAACCCAAGACTGGCAGTGCATACTGGCATGCCATGATGTCGCCCTGGTGTCGGTAGTCCCCCTGCAGCTATGGAGACGCTGAAACACTGACAGATCAGCAGCTGTTAGTTCATCGTGGACTGCTGGTTTTCCCAGGCAGACTCAGTCTCACCAGCTTATAACCAGGCATGGCACGTTGGTACTGTGGTGGCAATGCCAATGATATAACAAAAAATTACCTCTGTGTCATTTGCAAGGTAAGCTGGGCAGTCTGTAGCTTAACCTCACATGCCATAAAAGTGCCATAGTAGAAGACTAATTGGCATGACACACTGGCACCAATTTATATATGGTATGACACACTGATACCCACTTATGCATGGTATACTGGTACCACTTATATATGGCATGAAACACTGGCACCATATGGCATGAAACACTGATGCCCACATATGTGTCATGGCACACTGGTACCCACTTATATATGGCATGGCACACTGGTACCCACGTATATATGGCATGGCATAATGTCACCCACTTATCTATATGGCATGACACGCTTGTATTTGTAGTCCTAAAACAAGTGGAAGGGCTGCTGTAGAAAAAAGTCACAGTTCTCTGAACGTCATTTAACCCTGGCACTGGCATATAAATCGCATGGCACGCTTGGAGTTGTAGTCCCACAGCATCTGAAATCGCTGATGTGAAAAATGTAGAGAAGCTGGCTGACAAATCTCCAGCTGTAGCTTAATTCTGGAATGCCAGCGTGAAATAATCCGTGACTGGCATGGCATGCTGCCACTAGCGTATAACTGGGCATGGCATGCTTGTACTTGTAGTCCCACGGGAGCTGGAGAGACGCTGCTTTGACACCTCGTCTGTCAGCCCAGCGGCTGTGCCAGTCTTACAAATCCATTCTGTGAAGACCAGGCTGTGGACTGGCACACACACTAGGCTTTGACTGGCATAGACCAGCTTCTAAAGTGGCATAGACCCGGCTAAGTGGCATGACAGGCTCGGAATGCTAGATCTACTTCTTCTGTAAGGACATGAATCTAACAAGATCAGCTGTCATTTGTCTAGATGTGCGAGTGTGCCAATGCTTACTGGCATCGATTCGGGCATAACCAGCATTGGTGCCCTGGCATCAGGCTACAGCAGGCAAGGCAGGATGACAATAGTATTAGCCTCCCAATAAAGGTAGATATGCTGGAGGTGAATTCTTGCAGCTGCATAACTTTTGGTGCCAGTGTGCCCACCAAGCTATAGTGAACTTGGCATCACCCCTACAGTATCCTAGGGGGactaagcacccccccccccccccaaaaaaaaagatcataactTGCTGTATAGTCATCCTATTGCTGCAGGAGAGCTCAGCGAGCCTTATTGCAAAGGTGGCATTCTTTTCCTGGCAGAGCAAAGTTGGCACAGCGCAGCAGGAGATGTGATCAGTGCCTTCTCTGCAGGGCGATGCAGTTTTTGGAAAGTGCCCCTTGTAAAGCGATGACTGAgaggttgggaggggggggggggggggtataaaagtTACCGATCAATAATTGGAGGCAGCCAGGGCTGGGGGTGAATGGGTGATGGTATAGCAGGTGATGCCATGCTGTGGCTAAATGAGTCGTCCGGGTGTTGCTGCTCCTACTTGCCAGTGCCCAGCCCAGCCTGCCCCCTTgggcacgtttttttttttttttctttttgtattttttttttttttttttttggagtgaAGGTAATCCCCGGCTCAAGTACAGAGAGGCGGTGCTGTCCGGAGGTGGAGTCATGTCTTTCATTTAAATCGGTGCCTATAAAATGGGGGGAACACGGGAGCGGGTGCTCAGACGTGCCTGCGAGCCCCTGAGCTGGTGTGTGCAGGAACAAGCGCCTGCTGGCGCCCACCGACGCGTCCCGACGCGATGCTGCCCACCGCGGCCAGCACCACCTGCTGCCAGCTGCTCCATCAGGTGGccgcctgctgcctgctgctcccccgcttcctgctcacggcgctgctgctctgGCTGCTGGACTTCCCGTGCATCAGGAGGAGGTTCATCCGCTGCAAGGAGGAGACCCCCGAGAGGGACGACCCCCCGCTCTGCGTCTCCGACGCCAACCGCATGTGCACGCTGGAGTCGCTCAAGGCGGTCTGGTACGGCCAGAAACTGGACTTCTTCAAGAGTGCCCACCTGGGCTGCTCGGCGCCCAACACCGAGGTGGTCCTGCTGGACAACCAGAGGCTCTGCCGGATCCTGGACTTCTCCAAGGGGCACCGACCCCTGGTGGTGAATTTTGGCAGCTGCACCTGACCCCCCTTCATGGCCCGCCTGCAGGCATACCACAGGTTGGCATCCCAGCACGTTGGCATCGCGGACTTCCTTCTGGTCTACATAGAGGAGGCTCACCCCTCCGACGGCTGGGTCAGCACCGACGCCTGCTACCAGATCCCGACCCACCAGTGCCTCCAGGACCGGCTGAGGGCTGCCCAGCTCATGCTCCAAGGGGTGCCAGGCTGCAGGGTGGTGGTGGACACCATGACCAACGCCTCCAACTCTGCCTATGGGGCATACTTCGAGAGACTCTATGTCATCCTGGACGGCAAGGTGGTCTACCAAGGGGGCAGGGGGCCAGAGGGCTACAAGATCTCAGAAGTGAGGAACTGGTTGGATCAGTACCACAAGAACCTGCTGGACAAGGGTGCCCTGGTCATCCAGGTCTAGAGAAGGGGTCATCACAAGTCTTTTTGTActgtttttgaaacaaaaacTCAGATCAAGGCAGCTCAACAGTATTAAGACATTTCAGAAGTCATCGATCGCGGATTTCACATATTGCACCCCAATATTTCACTTTTTGCTCCAGGAGCAGATGGGGGTCATAAAAAAAATCCCACCCATGGTGATTTGGACAGCTGCTTGAATAAGCTACAGTGATGTATATTTaagatgtttgttttttatgtttgTGTGAATGTAAACAGGGTTCAGggtgtagtccccccccccccccccccccactgcactGGTCTCTGCCAAAGCCGTCagtaataaggggggggggggacccccaGGACCCTCATTGCCTGTCTGAAAAAAATGTGATGATGTCTGAAAGTGTCAAAGTTACTGTAACAAACTGCGGAGCCGGTGTCGGTGTTTAAAAAGTGAAGACCGGTTTTTCAATGGTCACAAAGACCACAGAATCGCGTCCGATGTCCCTTTAAGCACCTGCCAGGTTCCAGCAAATGCCCCGCCAacatcccctcctccccaccccccaaCAATACCATTTATTTATGTGACTTTTTTTGTAAGCAGACTTTTATATAAAGGCATTTTTTACGATTCAAAGATGTTATAAATAAAGTGTTTCAAaaataatctttaaaaaaaaaagtttgtgttaCTGTATAAACTTTTTGGACGCCCCCTCATTCATTGAACTGCTGCTGCTGGTAATCATgtgagtggtgtgtgtacacaggtatgtgtgtggccagcagggggcgcggGCTGTGATGAGTGACGAGACAACATTGCCTTGATGTGGGGTCTGCAGGCTTGCCAAGTGCAGTTGAGAAGTGTGGGCAAGGCGTTTGATTACTACTGCTGTGCTGGGGGATTGCTGCTGccaaagctggggggggggggggggggaggagagtccTCCAGAGCTAGGGCTGCAGCCAGATACATAAAGTGGGAGGGATGTGGGGGTTGCCATTGCTGTCATGCTACTGAAGTGCTCCTTGCCTGGCTGCTATACTGATTCTGATGAATACATTAAACTTGTGTGTtacaggggacctgaactcagaacttccccactgctctaaaagataagcaacagcataataacgtttatagaaaaaaatttgtatttaccaattagctctctgccgtggcagtcagctgacacaggtgagatCGAATGACAATTTGTAATtggtcacagatgaaggggattAGAcgggcttaactctctaaatacatacagggtgcatttctctgttcttctgtcctgagcaagCGTTCAGGTCTATCGTTATGTTAACCCCCAGTATGTATGGTAAACTCTGCCACTGATTGCTTCTGCTGGTTGTAATCTACAGTTTGTGCCCCTTGGGCTGGTACACACacccaattatgattggccaatcagtgaccaAATTTATCACCTCAacctagtatgagggtttacctacagtcTGCTCgtaatattcaatatctgttgtccctcatactatatggaggtggtgacattggtcagttattggccaatcataatgtaAAGTGTGTATACGGCTTGAGAATTAACTGATTGCGTATACTATGGACAGATTGTGCAGGTGAACTCTCATTCTGCATTAAAATGGtaaaaattggccaattaaaatggaatgtgtgtaccaggatgAAGACCCCGTTCACacagagggcccgtttccactatagcgttgcggaatcgccggcgaatcaccgcaggcaaatcgcatgcgggtgcgattccgcatgcgttttttgcagcgatttcgcatgcgatttcgcataggtaaggctgtatgcgaatttaaccatgtcactgcctgtgtaaattaacattaatacctatgcgaaatcgcggcaaaaaacgcatggggaaaacgcatgcgatttccctattaaatacattgcgtgcgattcgcctgcattccacacgcaggcgaattctgaaggccctaccctgcagattttttctgcacagaaaaacgtgcggggaaacgcacaagtggaaacagtcccatccacttgtactgactgtgcgaatccgcatgcgggcaacgcatgcggattcgcgatagtggaaacgggccctgaggcgCTTTCTCAGAGCGTTTCAGCATTTTGTTGATGGCCAGAGCCGTGGCAATGTATCGCTATGGGAACATTCTCGCTACAGCGTTTGTGATCTGTATAAACCGCAAACATGATTTGATCCTTGCTTTACCAATGAGAATCACAAAAGTGTATTGGCTGGGGGAAAAAAATCGCAGTGCAAAATGAGAATTGCTAGACGATTGCACCTTGCGATctcagggcccgttcacactcggGCGATTACTGCATTTACCGCTAACCGCAGGCGatcgctagtgctttttaaagcgcaaTGGTAACTATACGgcggtgatctcactgccgcgatctcCTTCAATTCGCGATTAGTGACTAGACGCAAAACGCGCTACATGCTGCATTTTTGAGTGATAGTGATTGCTCAAAAAAAACTGATGCCCAGTGATCTTTACGTGTTAATCGTGTAAAAATCGCTGGTGCAAAACACTAAtgctaatcgctagcgttttgtgtttGTGTGAATGGGGACCAAAACAAATTTTCCCTTTGCATGGTCTACTTGTAAATTGCCCCTTTTTGTCCTTCTTAAGCCtgctacacacatacaattttgattggctagtgAATGGCCAATTTGAGCACCTCCATGTAACGCGAGAGCTTATCTACAAAATCTTttcataatattcaaaatctTTTGACCCCCAAACTACATGGAAGTAttataaaattggtcagtcattggGCAATGAAAATTTTGTTTATACACCTTTAAGGGTGCATactcacatccaattttaatttgcCGATCTACCACTTCCATACCAACAGATTCTGAACACTCTGAACACAATTGTGTAGGAATCCTGTCCTACTACACAGAGATGGTAAaactggtcaatcaaaattggatgtgtgtatgcagtcTGATACTtaataatggtacaatttttagcaaACGATAATATTTTCAATAAGATCGTACAAAATAAAAAAGGATTATACCAGCGTCCACCAGTTCTGGTCATATCCATaaaatatctatctatatctatatctatatatatatatatatatatatatatatatatatatatatatccgccAAACGGAACAATAACACTGATAAAGTGATCGTTCAAGATCAGGCAATACAATTTGAATAATCCGATCAAATATATGATCATTCGCTAAAAATTGTACTGTCAATGGGCACCTGTAAGTGGCCATACAGTGCTTGATTTTGAAAAGATAATGTAAACAGAAACGATTGTTCTGAAGTTGTGCTCGATCTCAAACAGTGGGAGTATTTTGAGATTTGTATGATTATGCAATCAAAACCAATCAAATTTACTACATCGCATCGTTTTGTAatacttatgctacgtacacacatgcgacaatgatcgttcgttgtgaacgacgaacaaacttttaattgacgaaagaacgacctaagtaaagttagcttttaaaggtgtgtaacgatctgatcgttagaacgaacgttacatcacgtaaagcaactattgcgcttgcgcataaaaatgaaaagttccatggagaaatagcgaaatgcgcatgtcaagcctagtacgaacgaccatttccaacgatgtactacttttgcaaacgatcctcgttggaaaaaatccgccaacctAGATCGTTTGTTTTTAACAATCCAACTTGTccatcgttagacttaatggttgtTGGTTGCTTCTTTTTAAACGATCGGCGTTTGAAACgaccggggaacgatcgtttcaaacgactatagtcgcatgtgagtACGCACCTTTAGTATCATACAAAGCTATCGATTTGGGGAAAACTTTATCAAAATTGTTCGACTGTATTGGCGATCAGTCCCTAGCAAAGGCTTGGAAGTTACTGATTAATCTTCTGTGCAGTGTTAAGCCctgcacacactttcaattacgattggccaatcactgaccaattgtaccacctccatggtaaaacagatattgaatactatgagcagattgtttaGGTAAACCTTCatactgcatagaggtggtaaaagaggtcagtgattggccaatcataattgaaagtgtgtactaggcttaaggggtgtattcactaaactgctGTTAGCAGAATAACGTGCATAAACTCATAGTTATGATGAGCAGAGCATAGTGCAATATGGCATTACATGCAATGCGTTACACTCTAATCACCATGCAGAAGATTTTACATGTTGTTCtgcttcaggcctggaacccactacaaatcgcaaatcgctagcgatttaacgAGTGTTTGTAAGCAAATCATGAGCATTTTCCAGCgattttaagggcccattcacactggagcaggaatcgcgctaatcgcaaaacgctagcgtttttttttaaaacgcttgtgcTATTgtagcctatggcagtgttttcACTGCCACGTTCGCGGGTGTTTTGtgattatcgctaatcgcaaacgcgTTACCTGCAACAGATTTCAGGCGATTCTGGAGTGATCGCCATTAGCatatatagaaccgctaatcgcgatcgctccaaaaatgcaaaTTTGTGCAGTGAAACCCGTGGAAAATGCTAACGCAAATCAcaagcgtttagcgattttaggtgtgattGGGCCCTAAaacgtgtaagctttttgccagctattgtgttagcgatttgcgattagggattgtaattctgattggtcctttctagtttttttttttacagtttgcagtaacttAAAATCACGCACAAATCGAAATGTGTagggattcatgagcgatttgccagcgcttatatactttacattgaagcgcaaatgctcccaaaatgcagcatgtcctgggattgcgattttgctaatcacaatcgctactgtggaatttgtagaATTTTGAGCTTTTAGGGAAATAGCTagtgatttaaagggacactgtaggggggtcgggggaaaatgagttgaagttacccggggcttgtataatttcttctcttccttgttaccatcactatgttccctatatgcaccgtggggttgtcatgaaaagtaatttcgttgtgttacacaatgacaataaagtgaattgaattgaattggcttctaatggtcccccgcagacatcctgtgcccgcgcagccactccccaatgctccggccccgcctccggttcacttctggaatttcagactttaaagtcagaaaaccactgcgcctgcgttgccgtgtcctcgatcccgctgatgtcaccaggagtgtatagcacaagcccagtatggtctgtgcctgcgcagtacactcctggtgacatcagcgggagcgaggacacggcaacgcaggcacagtggttttcagactgaaattccagaagtgaactagaggcggggccggagcatcggtgagtggctgcgcgggcacaggatgtctgcgggggaccattagaagccccgggtaagttcaactcattttcccctgacccccctacagtatccctttaaagcgcttcctaaacgctcaaaaaaacgctctagtgggttccaggcctagtgCAGTTTTGTGAATACACCCCTTAAAGGTgcctaggtacttatccgttagccgggcgcatccggcaggtggcgctaattactattccccctccaggccgacatggatagtagggaaagatgtaactctggtggagttttgtcgccacctagaggatgcgcccggctaacggataagtaccggtgCCTATTAAAGGAGGCCTGAACTCAGtacttcctctatgctctaaaagataagcaacagcataataacctttaaagaaaaacatttctgtgttacagctgatacaaatcctacaataaatatgcagtgtgtctaattcctgctttcatggaaggaggCAGAAGGTTAACATCCCGTgtctacaaattagctgctcagccaaggcagccagctgacacagctgagagatcaaatcacaggtgtgattagtcacagatgagggggaattagactggctaaattctcaaaatacatacagggtgcatttctctgtgttttccttttgtcctgtgcaagagttcaggttcatattaatgatgatacaatcttgattgtactctCCTAccgaatctatgtagtagaaggaaaGAGAGTGAATATACCTTGAGATGATATTTTAGCTAGTCCTCCCTATTACATAAAAGtagaaagattgtacaatcaagattacaTCATTAGTGAGCACctcaagggctcatttccactatagcgaattcgcatgcgtttttcgcatgaaaattcgcatagcaatacaagtgaatggaactgtttccacttgtcaggattcctttgcggttttctgtgcagaaaaaattcgcatggcagagccatcagaattcgcataccgcataccgctatgcgaatcgcatacaatgtatt
Encoded here:
- the DIO3 gene encoding thyroxine 5-deiodinase, translating into MLPTAASTTCCQLLHQVAACCLLLPRFLLTALLLWLLDFPCIRRRFIRCKEETPERDDPPLCVSDANRMCTLESLKAVWYGQKLDFFKSAHLGCSAPNTEVVLLDNQRLCRILDFSKGHRPLVVNFGSCTUPPFMARLQAYHRLASQHVGIADFLLVYIEEAHPSDGWVSTDACYQIPTHQCLQDRLRAAQLMLQGVPGCRVVVDTMTNASNSAYGAYFERLYVILDGKVVYQGGRGPEGYKISEVRNWLDQYHKNLLDKGALVIQV